A single Mus caroli chromosome 15, CAROLI_EIJ_v1.1, whole genome shotgun sequence DNA region contains:
- the LOC110310097 gene encoding olfactory receptor 8S1-like — protein sequence MEVRNVTEFVLLGLTSNPRIQVLLFILFLVIYLLTLSGNLLMLLLISSDAHLRTPMYFFLRYLSFMDAFYSSVIVPKLLSNLTSERKTISFLGCFIQIALVIFSGATEACLLSAMAYDRFQAVCHPLLYVVTMNGKVCSGMVAVSGAIGMCVGLVNTLLLAQENFCGPNVIHNFACELPPVLLLVCSDPHTTIAAILTTLATLGFGSLALLLGSYSRIIKTALGINSATGRSKIFSTCSSHFLVVTIFYGSGVFRYMTPASGSALEQVLSLQYSVVTPLLNPLIYSLKNKDVKAALRRMLSRKSRLTL from the exons ATGGAAGTTAGAAATGTCACTGAGTTCGTGCTCCTGGGTCTAACCAGCAACCCTCGGATCCAGGTGCTGCTCTTCATACTGTTCTTGGTGATTTACCTCCTGACCCTCTCAGGGAACCTGCTGATGCTGCTGCTAATCAGCTCTGACGCCCACCTTCgcacccccatgtacttctttctgAGGTACCTCTCCTTCATGGACGCTTTCTACTCTTCCGTCATTGTGCCTAAGTTGCTAAGTAACCTTACCTCTGAGCGGAAGACCATATCCTTCCTTGGGTGTTTCATTCAGATCGCTCTGGTCATATTTTCTGGGGCCACCGAAGCCTGCCTCCTTTCCGCCATGGCCTATGACCGGTTCCAGGCTGTGTGCCACCCGCTGTTGTATGTGGTCACTATGAATGGAAAGGTATGTTCTGGGATGGTGGCTGTATCTGGGGCCATAGGAATGTGTGTCGGCCTGGTTAACACCCTGCTGCTAGCTCAGGAGAACTTCTGTGGCCCGAACGTCATCCACAATTTTGCCTGTGAGCTTCCTCCAGTGCTCTTGTTGGTCTGCTCTGACCCCCACACTACTATTGCTGCGATCCTGACCACCTTGGCGACCTTAGGTTTTGGTTCACTCGCCCTCCTGCTGGGATCCTACAGCCGTATCATCAAGACAGCCCTGGGCATCAACTCGGCCACAGGTCGGAGCAAGATCTTCTCCACGTGTTCTTCCCATTTCCTTGTGGTTACCATCTTTTATGGTTCAGGAGTGTTCAG GTACATGACTCCAGCATCTGGCTCAGCCTTGGAGCAAGTGTTGTCTTTGCAGTACAGTGTGGTGACCCCACTGCTAAATCCCCTCATCTACAGCCTGAAAAACAAGGACGTCAAGGCGGCTCTGAGGAGGATGCTGAGCCGGAAGTCCAGACTGACCTTGTAG
- the Lalba gene encoding alpha-lactalbumin has product MMRFVPLFLVCILSLPAFQATELTKCEVSHAIKDIDGYQGISLLEWACVLFHTSGYDTQAVVNDNGSTEYGLFQISDRFWCKSSEFRDSENICGISCDKLLDDELADDIACAKKILAIKGIDYWKAYKPMCSDKLEQWRCEKP; this is encoded by the exons ATGATGCGTTTCGTTCCTTTGTTCCTGGTGTGTATTTTGTCGTTGCCTGCCTTTCAAGCCACAGAGCTTACAAAATGCGAGGTGTCCCATGCCATTAAAGACATAGATGGCTATCAAGGCATCTCTTTGCTTGAAT GGGCCTGTGTTTTATTTCATACCAGTGGCTACGACACACAAGCTGTTGTCAATGACAACGGCAGCACAGAGTACGGTCTCTTCCAGATCAGTGACAGATTTTGGTGTAAGAGTAGTGAGTTCCGCGATTCGGAGAACATCTGTGGCATCTCCTGTGACA AGTTATTGGATGACGAGTTGGCTGATGACATAGCGTGTGCCAAGAAGATCCTGGCTATCAAAGGAATCGACTACTG GAAAGCCTACAAGCCCATGTGCTCTGACAAGCTTGAACAGTGGCGTTGTGAGAAGCCCTGA
- the LOC110310006 gene encoding olfactory receptor 11A1-like, giving the protein MSGVIENQTSWLTLVGFGKLKHLGFLPFALFLAIYVATVGGNILIVLAVASSRTLHTPMYFFLCHFSLLEIGYTSNIVPRLLQSFLEGGDLISLVGCLTQFYVFASLAAAECLMLSAMSYDRYLAICHPLHYTVLMSTWCCIRLATGAWFSGFFFSAFTLALAAPLSLCPGRRVIDHYFCDFAPVVGLFCGEVWVMWGAGVSISGCLTLAPFLLIVTSYVFILRTVLRIPSGHGRQKAFSTCSSHLSVVAVFYGTLIVVYVAPTEHMPALLRKAFSVFYTVLTPMLNPIIYSLKNQEVKWALRRLWRQLL; this is encoded by the coding sequence ATGAGTGGTGTGATTGAGAACCAGACCAGCTGGCTGACCCTCGTGGGCTTCGGGAAGCTGAAACACCTGGGCTTCCTCCCCTTTGCCCTCTTTCTAGCCATCTATGTGGCAACGGTTGGTGGCAATATCCTCATCGTGCTTGCTGTGGCCTCCAGCCGGACCCTCCACACACCGATGTACTTCTTCCTCTGCCATTTCTCCCTGCTGGAGATCGGCTACACATCCAACATCGTGCCTCGGCTGTTGCAGAGCTTCCTGGAAGGTGGGGACCTCATCTCCTTGGTCGGCTGCCTCACCCAGTTCTACGTGTTTGCCTCTCTGGCTGCAGCCGAGTGTCTCATGCTCTCGGCCATGTCCTATGACCGTTACTTGGCCATTTGCCACCCCCTTCATTACACGGTCCTCATGAGCACCTGGTGCTGTATCCGCCTAGCCACCGGGGCCTGGTTCAGTGGcttcttcttctctgccttcacTCTGGCCTTGGCagcccctctgtccctctgtcccggCCGCAGGGTGATTGATCACTACTTCTGTGACTTCGCTCCGGTTGTAGGGCTGTTCTGTGGAGAGGTGTGGGTCATGTGGGGGGCTGGCGTGAGCATCTCGGGCTGCCTCACGCTCGCCCCCTTCCTGTTGATCGTCACGTCCTACGTCTTCATCCTGCGGACTGTGCTGAGAATCCCTTCCGGCCACGGGAGGCAGAAAGCCTTCTCCACCTGCTCCTCCCACCTCAGTGTGGTTGCGGTATTCTACGGCACTCTCATCGTGGTCTATGTGGCCCCGACAGAGCACATGCCCGCCTTGCTCCGGAAGGCCTTCTCTGTCTTCTACACAGTGCTTACCCCCATGCTCAACCCTATCATCTACAGTCTCAAGAATCAAGAGGTCAAATGGGCTCTCCGTAGGCTCTGGAGGCAGCTCCTCTGA